In uncultured Methanobrevibacter sp., a single genomic region encodes these proteins:
- a CDS encoding type II toxin-antitoxin system antitoxin SocA domain-containing protein, translated as MRINEEKYINLIMYILFKCLNKPNLGKTVLCTVMYFIDFNYYELYGDFLTKETYIKSRKGIKPKHFKEITQSLIDKNQLFLRKEPYFTRTIHRYYPTSIPSLKFTPQELRVINSSIRKLSDSNATSITRFAWHDKPLVNTELGDEINYNDVFLR; from the coding sequence ATGAGAATCAACGAAGAGAAATATATCAATCTAATTATGTACATCCTATTCAAATGCCTGAACAAACCGAATTTAGGCAAGACTGTTCTGTGTACCGTGATGTATTTCATTGACTTTAACTATTACGAATTATACGGCGATTTTTTAACAAAAGAAACCTATATCAAATCAAGAAAAGGCATAAAGCCAAAACACTTTAAAGAGATTACACAAAGTCTAATCGACAAAAACCAGCTGTTTTTAAGAAAGGAACCCTATTTTACAAGAACAATCCACAGATACTATCCCACATCAATTCCATCTCTCAAGTTCACACCCCAAGAGCTTAGGGTAATCAACTCATCAATCAGAAAGCTGAGTGACAGCAATGCAACTTCAATAACACGTTTTGCATGGCATGACAAGCCGTTAGTCAATACTGAACTGGGTGATGAAATTAATTATAATGATGTGTTTTTAAGGTAA
- a CDS encoding ABC transporter ATP-binding protein: MVDYVIKTNNLSKIYFKNKVVNSVNMHVERGKIYGLLGKNGAGKTTTMCMLLNLTYPSEGEIFLFGKNPKKHSNEIYPKIGSIIETPGFYENLTAYENLEIIAKLRGDYNPFNISSVLEMVNLSQAKSKKFKDFSLGMKQRLGIAAAIMHSPELLILDEPINGLDPFGIKEIRALLKRLSHEFGITILISSHILSEIENLADVIGFMDNGVLIEEMSRDELFNRLDKFVEFEVSDIDLAVNIFKELELRENIDFTVNGNIIRLYSHLNMRDKFNAIFVKAGIDVKKVNLCEENLEEFFTRFVSNN, encoded by the coding sequence ATGGTAGACTACGTCATCAAAACAAACAATTTGTCAAAAATATATTTCAAAAATAAAGTTGTAAATTCAGTTAATATGCATGTTGAAAGAGGAAAAATCTATGGACTTTTAGGTAAAAACGGTGCTGGAAAGACCACAACAATGTGCATGCTTTTAAATCTTACATATCCAAGTGAAGGGGAAATATTTCTCTTTGGAAAAAATCCTAAAAAACATTCCAATGAAATTTATCCAAAAATAGGTTCAATCATTGAAACTCCTGGATTTTATGAAAATTTAACGGCTTATGAAAATTTGGAAATCATTGCTAAACTGAGGGGAGATTATAATCCGTTCAATATCAGTTCAGTACTTGAAATGGTTAATTTAAGCCAAGCAAAATCAAAAAAATTCAAGGATTTTTCATTAGGCATGAAACAGCGTTTGGGAATTGCAGCAGCAATTATGCACAGTCCTGAGCTATTGATACTGGATGAACCCATCAATGGCCTTGATCCATTTGGAATTAAGGAAATTCGTGCATTGCTTAAAAGATTGTCCCATGAATTTGGAATAACTATTCTAATTTCATCTCATATCTTGAGTGAAATAGAAAATCTTGCCGATGTCATAGGTTTCATGGACAATGGCGTTCTGATAGAGGAGATGTCCAGGGATGAGTTATTCAATAGACTGGATAAATTTGTAGAGTTTGAAGTATCAGACATTGATTTGGCAGTAAATATTTTCAAAGAGCTGGAACTTAGAGAAAATATTGATTTCACAGTCAATGGAAATATAATTCGTTTGTATAGTCATTTGAACATGAGAGATAAGTTCAATGCAATATTTGTCAAAGCAGGAATTGATGTGAAAAAAGTAAATCTGTGTGAAGAGAATCTGGAAGAGTTTTTCACAAGATTCGTTTCTAATAATTAA
- a CDS encoding LSm family protein has translation MSGQNVQRPLDALGKSVDSPVLIKLKGDREFRGILKSFDLHMNLVLNDAEELQDGEVTRRLGVVLIRGDNIVYISP, from the coding sequence ATGAGCGGACAAAATGTTCAAAGACCACTTGACGCATTAGGAAAATCTGTGGATTCTCCAGTTTTAATAAAACTTAAAGGAGATCGTGAATTTAGAGGAATACTTAAGAGCTTTGATTTACACATGAACTTAGTTCTTAATGATGCAGAAGAGTTACAAGACGGAGAAGTAACCAGAAGACTCGGTGTTGTACTCATAAGAGGAGACAATATTGTTTATATTTCACCATAA
- the rnc gene encoding ribonuclease III, giving the protein MNLFEKFGINSNNHELYETAFTHGSYSTEYGLDYTYERLEFLGDSVLSLIVSDYLYNKYPSYEEGKLTKLRANYVCQNALIYYSHELGLQDYLKVAVEESNLTKNEVLSITADIFESFLGAMFLDQGMEFAKAFIAKYVFPHIDDKKIFFRDYKSAIKEYGDAEELKISYEIVKEYGVPHDKTFYISILIDGDEMGIGKGKNKKEAEQAAAKIAMEKLNIGVINE; this is encoded by the coding sequence ATGAATTTATTTGAAAAATTTGGAATTAACAGTAATAATCATGAGTTATATGAAACAGCATTCACACATGGTTCATATAGTACAGAGTATGGTCTGGATTATACTTATGAAAGACTGGAGTTTTTAGGAGACTCCGTTTTAAGTTTGATTGTTTCAGATTATCTCTACAACAAATACCCTAGCTATGAAGAGGGTAAGCTTACTAAATTGAGAGCCAACTATGTATGCCAGAATGCTTTGATTTATTACTCTCATGAATTGGGATTACAAGATTATTTGAAAGTAGCTGTTGAAGAGTCCAACCTGACTAAAAATGAGGTATTGTCCATTACTGCAGATATTTTCGAATCCTTTTTGGGAGCTATGTTCCTGGACCAGGGTATGGAATTTGCAAAGGCGTTTATCGCAAAATATGTATTTCCACATATTGATGATAAAAAGATATTCTTCAGAGACTATAAATCTGCAATAAAGGAATATGGCGATGCTGAAGAGCTGAAAATATCTTATGAGATAGTTAAGGAGTATGGAGTTCCTCATGATAAAACATTCTACATATCCATTCTGATTGACGGTGATGAAATGGGTATAGGCAAGGGAAAAAATAAAAAAGAAGCGGAACAGGCTGCTGCCAAGATAGCTATGGAAAAATTAAATATTGGTGTTATAAATGAATGA
- a CDS encoding RNA-binding protein, which produces MAIKVKKRNFLKKKKIKEIKAELGEYGELLQGKKNVEILEAEPNSFILVDGEPYIIIIDEKPFPTLKAALANKIDAKTVTVDMGAIRFVSNGADIMSPGIVAASENVEPGDIVLIIDETHGKPLAIGVSLISGEEMVENDSGKAVETKHYVGDDIWNFEI; this is translated from the coding sequence ATGGCTATAAAAGTTAAAAAAAGAAATTTCCTGAAAAAAAAGAAAATTAAAGAGATAAAAGCAGAATTAGGCGAATATGGCGAGTTACTTCAAGGCAAGAAAAATGTTGAGATACTTGAAGCAGAACCTAATTCATTCATTTTAGTTGATGGTGAACCTTACATTATAATTATTGATGAAAAACCGTTTCCAACACTGAAAGCTGCACTTGCAAACAAAATCGATGCAAAAACCGTTACCGTGGACATGGGTGCTATCAGATTCGTAAGCAACGGTGCAGACATCATGAGTCCTGGAATTGTAGCGGCTTCAGAAAATGTTGAACCGGGAGATATTGTTTTAATCATTGATGAAACACACGGAAAACCTCTGGCTATCGGAGTAAGTTTAATCAGCGGCGAAGAAATGGTTGAAAATGACTCAGGAAAAGCTGTTGAAACCAAACATTATGTCGGCGACGATATCTGGAACTTTGAAATATAA
- a CDS encoding zinc ribbon domain-containing protein, which produces MNDFENQKFCQSCAMPLSDNQLFGTNADGTKNEDYCIYCFKDGEFTSDISMDEMMNFCIEKMVEVHPEMDKKQASFMMREVFPKLKRWAKD; this is translated from the coding sequence ATGAATGATTTTGAAAATCAAAAATTCTGTCAATCCTGTGCAATGCCTTTGTCAGATAATCAGCTCTTTGGAACCAATGCCGATGGCACTAAAAACGAAGACTATTGCATATACTGCTTTAAAGATGGAGAATTCACATCTGACATTTCCATGGATGAAATGATGAATTTTTGCATTGAAAAAATGGTAGAAGTTCACCCGGAAATGGACAAAAAACAGGCTTCTTTTATGATGAGAGAAGTATTTCCAAAATTAAAAAGATGGGCAAAAGATTAG
- a CDS encoding ABC transporter permease yields the protein MLTFIKMEFLKLKRSKIFLLSIIGAILPPLLMFIAVTSFDEGQTFEALFTNVNMYMSAMFAVMIFAIIISYLFGREYNEHTLKTMLTIPVSRGKFLISKYVMFLVWIVILTVVTSLSTLIFGFAAGLEGFSVNLFLDSFTQLLYANVLLFLTFSPFVFISLLITNMVPAMIGGAGLSLVNLMVYGQKWAPFVPWTCPYLIASGEITEYATSISVSYSIILATFVIGLVISYIYFTRTDVSL from the coding sequence ATGTTGACTTTTATAAAGATGGAATTTTTAAAACTTAAAAGATCCAAAATATTTTTGTTAAGCATAATAGGAGCCATTCTTCCGCCATTGCTCATGTTTATTGCTGTAACTTCATTTGATGAAGGGCAAACTTTTGAAGCATTATTCACTAATGTTAATATGTACATGTCGGCGATGTTTGCAGTCATGATATTTGCAATAATCATATCATATCTGTTTGGCAGGGAATACAATGAGCATACCCTAAAGACAATGCTGACTATCCCTGTGTCAAGAGGAAAGTTTCTGATAAGCAAATATGTCATGTTTCTGGTTTGGATTGTTATTCTAACAGTGGTGACAAGTCTTTCAACACTCATATTTGGTTTTGCAGCAGGTCTTGAAGGATTCAGTGTAAATCTGTTTTTAGACAGTTTCACTCAGCTTCTCTATGCAAATGTACTGTTATTTTTAACATTCTCTCCATTTGTATTCATTTCACTGCTGATAACAAACATGGTTCCTGCGATGATTGGAGGTGCAGGCCTGTCATTGGTCAATTTGATGGTATATGGCCAAAAATGGGCTCCATTCGTTCCCTGGACATGCCCATATTTAATCGCATCAGGGGAGATAACCGAATATGCAACAAGCATTAGTGTATCGTATAGCATTATTTTAGCCACTTTTGTAATTGGATTAGTGATTTCATACATTTACTTTACAAGAACGGATGTTTCACTTTAG
- a CDS encoding AzlC family ABC transporter permease: MTFGYVPMGIGYAAIAMKAGFTSLQTVSMSVLVYAGAGQIIAASMALSSASVMAVILTNFVVNLRYFVMSTCVLNKIEDSNLPLNIFAAHVTVDESFAMFSLSGDSSIWTYLGISVTSWLSWILGAAIGVVTLNLLPVIVTNSFNISLYALFVAILVPAIKESKQIALLVLITAVLNIFLSPVLGNWSLIVSTLVGAAVGMYIVDDEYLLSGDE; the protein is encoded by the coding sequence ATTACATTCGGTTACGTTCCGATGGGAATTGGCTATGCTGCAATTGCAATGAAAGCGGGTTTTACGTCCCTTCAGACAGTTTCAATGTCTGTTCTGGTTTATGCAGGTGCTGGACAAATTATTGCAGCTTCAATGGCTCTCTCATCTGCCAGCGTTATGGCAGTGATATTGACAAATTTTGTTGTAAACCTGAGGTATTTTGTAATGTCCACATGTGTTTTAAATAAAATTGAGGATTCGAATTTGCCTTTGAATATATTTGCTGCTCATGTGACTGTTGATGAATCATTTGCAATGTTTTCACTAAGTGGGGACTCATCAATATGGACTTATCTTGGAATATCTGTCACTTCCTGGCTTTCATGGATTTTAGGCGCAGCAATTGGTGTTGTAACACTTAATCTGCTTCCTGTAATTGTTACAAACAGTTTCAATATTTCATTATATGCATTGTTTGTTGCGATTCTGGTTCCGGCAATAAAAGAATCAAAGCAGATTGCTCTTCTGGTTTTGATAACGGCAGTTTTGAATATATTTTTAAGTCCGGTTTTAGGAAACTGGTCTTTAATTGTTTCTACATTGGTTGGTGCAGCTGTTGGAATGTATATTGTTGATGATGAATACTTGCTTTCAGGTGATGAATAA
- a CDS encoding YigZ family protein, translating into MKTIKKAVQSEINVKKSQFICSLVPTRTKKESKEVIQKLNQQYADATHNCTAYIASDGEGFDDDGEPGGTAGKPMINVLRKNELHNVTAVVTRYFGGIKLGAGGLVRAYSKSVMEAIGEAEILEIEEYEVYTITFEYSEIKTADTEVRNNSLEVIDKDYSDKVSYDVVSKDARDIEKIFEKYSGKIKTSFKNKQFLEKI; encoded by the coding sequence ATGAAAACTATAAAAAAAGCAGTTCAAAGCGAAATCAATGTTAAAAAATCACAGTTCATCTGCTCTCTCGTTCCGACAAGAACCAAAAAGGAATCCAAAGAGGTCATACAGAAACTGAACCAGCAGTATGCAGACGCAACCCATAACTGCACAGCATACATCGCAAGTGACGGAGAGGGTTTTGATGATGACGGAGAGCCTGGAGGAACTGCAGGAAAACCTATGATCAATGTTTTAAGAAAAAACGAGCTTCACAATGTTACAGCAGTAGTTACAAGATACTTCGGAGGAATCAAGCTTGGTGCAGGGGGTCTTGTAAGAGCATATTCAAAATCAGTTATGGAAGCAATCGGCGAAGCTGAAATACTTGAAATTGAAGAGTATGAAGTCTATACTATAACATTTGAATACTCAGAAATAAAAACAGCTGATACTGAAGTTAGAAACAACAGTCTTGAAGTCATTGATAAGGACTATTCCGATAAGGTCAGCTATGATGTTGTATCAAAGGACGCAAGAGACATTGAAAAAATATTTGAAAAATACTCAGGTAAAATAAAAACTAGTTTTAAAAATAAGCAATTTTTAGAAAAAATATAA
- a CDS encoding acyltransferase, with amino-acid sequence MSKPELKFPADQNIQFGVEYSPNSRPPVIGKNYTIRSNSIIYNDVVIGDNFRTGHNVVIRENTNIGDDVLIGTNTVIEGDVIIGNDVSIQSNVYIPTNSVIEDNVFIGPCACFTNDKYPVRINYELQGPKVRRGASIGGNTTFLSNVEVGEGSIVAAGAIVIHSVPPFYLAIGTPARIKPLPDHLKVPNRF; translated from the coding sequence CTGTCAAAACCTGAACTTAAATTCCCTGCCGATCAAAACATCCAGTTCGGTGTTGAATATTCTCCAAATTCAAGACCTCCTGTAATAGGTAAAAACTACACAATCAGGTCAAATTCAATCATCTATAACGATGTGGTTATCGGAGACAATTTCAGAACAGGACACAATGTTGTCATTCGTGAAAACACCAATATCGGAGATGATGTTTTAATCGGAACAAATACTGTCATTGAAGGGGATGTAATTATTGGAAATGACGTCAGCATCCAGTCCAACGTCTATATTCCAACCAATTCTGTAATTGAAGACAATGTATTTATCGGACCATGTGCCTGTTTTACAAATGATAAATACCCTGTAAGAATTAATTATGAACTTCAAGGGCCTAAAGTAAGGCGTGGAGCATCCATTGGTGGTAATACAACATTTCTCTCCAACGTTGAAGTTGGTGAAGGTTCTATTGTTGCTGCAGGAGCTATTGTAATACATTCAGTTCCGCCGTTCTATCTGGCTATAGGAACACCTGCACGTATCAAACCGCTTCCTGATCATTTGAAAGTTCCTAACAGATTCTAA
- a CDS encoding AzlD domain-containing protein, whose product MDYVSLIILGCAIVTFIPRLIPALFINKLNFPPKVEKFLNLIPYTALAALICPGVLTVDNQLWYIGLIGAVVAAGLAWKKVPLGAIVILTVVVLITVYSIVPFF is encoded by the coding sequence ATGGATTACGTCAGTTTGATTATTTTGGGTTGTGCAATAGTAACTTTTATTCCGAGGTTAATTCCGGCTTTATTCATCAATAAACTTAATTTCCCGCCAAAGGTAGAAAAATTCCTGAATTTAATTCCATATACTGCTCTTGCGGCTCTGATTTGTCCGGGAGTACTGACAGTTGACAATCAGCTCTGGTATATCGGTCTTATAGGTGCGGTCGTTGCAGCAGGACTTGCATGGAAAAAGGTTCCTCTTGGAGCTATCGTAATTTTAACAGTTGTAGTTTTAATTACAGTTTATTCAATTGTTCCTTTCTTCTGA
- a CDS encoding rubredoxin-like domain-containing protein, which translates to MAFVCKVCGFVLEEDELPEDYVCPVCGVPAANFEEQ; encoded by the coding sequence ATGGCATTTGTCTGCAAAGTATGTGGATTCGTTTTAGAAGAAGACGAATTACCAGAAGATTACGTATGCCCAGTTTGCGGCGTACCTGCAGCTAATTTTGAAGAACAATAA
- a CDS encoding rubredoxin, producing MAQYKCKICGYVFDEDNIEEGLNIPEGTKFEDLPASFKCPKCRMAKAMFEKI from the coding sequence ATGGCTCAATATAAGTGTAAAATCTGCGGTTACGTTTTTGATGAAGATAATATTGAAGAAGGATTAAACATTCCTGAAGGAACCAAATTTGAAGATTTACCTGCTTCTTTCAAATGCCCTAAATGTCGCATGGCAAAGGCTATGTTTGAAAAAATTTAA
- a CDS encoding 50S ribosomal protein L37e encodes MSKGTPSMGKKNKKTHIRCRRCGRNTYHIRKKVCASCGFGKSKKLRRYNWQNKKPTTRQRLV; translated from the coding sequence ATGTCAAAGGGAACTCCATCAATGGGTAAAAAGAATAAAAAGACCCATATCAGATGCAGAAGATGTGGTAGAAACACTTACCATATACGTAAAAAAGTATGTGCTTCTTGCGGATTCGGTAAATCCAAAAAACTAAGAAGATACAACTGGCAAAATAAAAAACCAACTACTAGGCAAAGATTAGTATAA
- a CDS encoding DUF4013 domain-containing protein, producing the protein MILDIYKDALEYSAKDWKTLVVLGVISLFSFLLLPAFIITGYNYRVVNQAVHGIINGKDPLPEFTDIMGMFVDGIKFFVVQVAYLIVPVLIFIIFALIAGNIGGFASAVLMVIGCLITFIVGVVAYIMNQMGICHMAYHDGEFSKAFAFKELKEVVDEVGWFECIATYLGLIIITVVLAVVVTSIIGMLFTVFGFSGFILGVDASGIFALGAFLNWLITIFIVGPYLSIFNSRSVGLLYTMQI; encoded by the coding sequence ATGATTTTAGACATATATAAAGATGCACTGGAATATTCAGCAAAAGACTGGAAAACCTTGGTGGTATTGGGAGTAATTTCACTATTCAGTTTCTTATTGTTACCTGCATTCATTATTACAGGATACAATTACAGAGTTGTCAATCAGGCAGTACATGGAATAATCAACGGAAAGGATCCTTTGCCAGAATTCACAGATATAATGGGAATGTTTGTTGACGGAATAAAATTCTTCGTTGTTCAGGTGGCATATCTTATTGTACCGGTATTGATATTCATAATATTTGCATTAATTGCAGGAAACATTGGCGGTTTCGCTTCTGCCGTGCTGATGGTTATCGGATGTCTGATAACATTTATCGTTGGTGTTGTTGCATACATAATGAATCAAATGGGAATATGTCACATGGCATACCATGACGGTGAATTTTCAAAAGCATTTGCATTTAAAGAACTCAAAGAGGTCGTTGATGAAGTAGGATGGTTTGAATGCATTGCAACATACCTCGGGCTGATAATCATTACTGTTGTGCTTGCAGTAGTTGTAACTTCAATTATCGGAATGCTCTTTACAGTATTTGGATTTTCCGGATTCATTTTAGGTGTTGACGCAAGCGGAATATTCGCTTTAGGCGCATTCCTCAACTGGTTAATTACCATATTCATTGTAGGACCGTACCTGAGCATATTCAATTCAAGATCTGTCGGATTACTGTACACAATGCAGATATAA
- a CDS encoding helix-turn-helix transcriptional regulator — MRTMIKYLRQELKMSQKELGDKVGVTRQTINALENGRYNPSLFLAYEITQVFNKMLFKGDREQYFVMEDIFIFDDDYY, encoded by the coding sequence ATGAGAACCATGATTAAATATTTAAGACAAGAACTCAAAATGAGTCAAAAAGAACTTGGCGATAAAGTTGGAGTGACTCGACAAACCATTAATGCGCTTGAAAACGGTAGATACAATCCATCTTTATTTCTTGCATATGAGATAACCCAAGTTTTTAATAAAATGTTATTTAAAGGAGATCGAGAACAATACTTTGTTATGGAAGATATATTCATTTTCGATGATGATTACTATTAG
- a CDS encoding rubredoxin-like domain-containing protein, which translates to MAKFKCKLCGYTTEEFDELPEDYKCPMCGATADMFEKVE; encoded by the coding sequence ATGGCAAAATTTAAATGCAAACTTTGCGGATACACAACCGAAGAATTCGATGAATTACCAGAAGACTACAAATGTCCAATGTGCGGCGCTACCGCTGACATGTTTGAAAAAGTAGAATAG
- the arfB gene encoding 2-amino-5-formylamino-6-ribosylaminopyrimidin-4(3H)-one 5'-monophosphate deformylase, which produces MAELRYRAGNIKNPQVHKVGIIALGSHLENHGPALPIDTDAKIAAHIAFQSSLLSGAKFLGIIFPAYELDTIDHGVHVSLDVLKENVITTLNSAKKFLDVEKVIIVNAHGGNIPLVAELWDIEDKTGLAITFNNKVISSEGPHGGSGELSMAKVLGIVNEDEVENQANVKEYEEVGLYGFTQARKDDPNIEEGARDVEENGVYVDEEYGHRLFNLAINSVLLDIEKLLDF; this is translated from the coding sequence ATGGCAGAGCTAAGATACAGAGCCGGAAACATTAAAAATCCCCAAGTCCACAAAGTCGGAATAATAGCCCTCGGATCTCACCTTGAAAACCACGGCCCGGCACTTCCTATAGATACAGACGCTAAAATCGCAGCACACATTGCCTTTCAGTCATCCCTTTTAAGCGGTGCCAAATTTTTAGGAATCATATTCCCTGCTTACGAACTGGATACAATAGACCATGGAGTTCACGTTTCACTTGACGTGTTAAAGGAAAATGTTATAACTACCCTGAATTCAGCTAAAAAATTCCTGGACGTTGAAAAGGTCATTATTGTCAATGCACATGGTGGAAATATACCTTTAGTAGCTGAATTATGGGACATTGAAGATAAAACAGGTCTTGCAATAACATTCAACAACAAGGTAATCTCTTCAGAAGGTCCTCACGGAGGAAGCGGAGAGCTGTCAATGGCTAAAGTATTAGGGATTGTCAATGAAGATGAAGTTGAAAATCAGGCAAATGTTAAAGAATACGAAGAAGTAGGTCTGTACGGTTTTACACAAGCTAGAAAAGATGATCCAAACATTGAAGAAGGTGCACGTGACGTTGAAGAAAACGGCGTTTACGTTGATGAAGAATACGGACACAGACTATTTAATCTGGCAATTAACTCTGTTTTGTTAGATATTGAAAAATTATTAGATTTTTGA
- a CDS encoding homoserine O-acetyltransferase — MNDESVGIVETKYLDINDPIHLDSGKTLDSVTVAYETYGELNKEKSNAILICHALTGDAHAAGWHEGDRKPGWWEIVIGPGKAIDTDKYFVICSNVLGGCKGTTGPSSINPKTGKEYGIDFPVITIKDMVKVQKKLIDSLKIEQLYAIIGGSMGGMQVLQWLVTYPEMTKKAVPMATAAMSSPQQIAFNEVGRQAIFSDPDWNDGDYYSTGLKPENGLSLARMIAHITYLSDESMDIKFGRELQDKDKISYDFSIDFQVESYLKHQGETFVKRFDANSYLFITKAVDLFDLSVNNSLIDGFKDIKAKIEVISVDSDWLYPTEQSTEILTALHANNVEATFSQIKSNYGHDAFLLETGQLNFILSKFLANNVVSDLMKEVVVTIKENADVHEAAELMLSRQVTHIPVVTDDYKLIGIVTSWDLSKSIAMDTNHLKDIMTTTVKYCFADDSIENVARMMGEYDISSLPVVDEDMKVLGIITTDQISHLMS, encoded by the coding sequence ATGAATGATGAATCTGTTGGCATTGTCGAGACAAAATATCTGGATATAAATGATCCTATTCACTTGGATAGTGGTAAAACTCTTGACAGTGTTACTGTTGCTTATGAAACCTATGGTGAACTTAACAAAGAAAAATCTAATGCTATTTTAATTTGTCATGCACTAACTGGAGATGCACATGCCGCAGGATGGCATGAAGGTGACAGAAAACCTGGATGGTGGGAAATAGTAATCGGTCCGGGCAAAGCAATAGATACTGACAAATACTTTGTAATATGTTCAAATGTTTTAGGCGGATGCAAAGGAACAACAGGTCCAAGTTCAATTAATCCGAAAACTGGAAAGGAATATGGAATTGATTTTCCAGTAATTACAATTAAAGATATGGTTAAAGTCCAGAAAAAATTAATAGATTCACTTAAAATTGAGCAGTTATATGCAATTATCGGAGGATCCATGGGCGGAATGCAGGTTCTCCAATGGTTAGTGACTTATCCTGAAATGACAAAAAAAGCTGTTCCGATGGCTACAGCAGCAATGTCATCACCTCAGCAGATTGCTTTTAATGAGGTAGGTCGCCAGGCCATATTTTCAGACCCTGACTGGAATGACGGGGATTATTACAGTACAGGTTTAAAGCCTGAAAACGGTTTGTCTTTAGCGCGAATGATTGCTCATATCACATACCTGAGCGATGAGTCAATGGATATCAAGTTCGGACGTGAGCTTCAGGACAAGGACAAAATCAGTTATGATTTTTCAATCGATTTTCAAGTTGAAAGCTATTTGAAGCATCAGGGAGAAACTTTTGTAAAACGTTTTGATGCAAACAGCTATTTATTCATTACAAAAGCTGTCGATTTATTTGACCTGTCAGTCAACAACTCATTAATCGACGGATTTAAAGATATTAAAGCTAAAATTGAAGTAATTTCAGTCGATTCAGACTGGCTTTATCCTACAGAGCAAAGTACAGAGATACTTACGGCGCTTCATGCAAACAATGTTGAAGCTACATTTTCACAAATCAAATCCAACTACGGTCATGATGCATTTCTTTTGGAAACCGGTCAGCTGAACTTTATTTTATCCAAGTTCCTTGCAAACAATGTTGTCAGTGATTTGATGAAAGAGGTTGTCGTTACCATAAAAGAAAATGCAGATGTTCATGAAGCTGCCGAATTGATGCTTTCACGCCAGGTAACTCATATTCCTGTCGTCACTGATGACTACAAGCTTATTGGTATAGTCACCAGCTGGGATTTGTCCAAATCAATAGCAATGGATACCAATCATCTAAAAGACATCATGACTACAACAGTCAAATACTGTTTTGCCGATGATTCCATTGAAAATGTGGCAAGGATGATGGGTGAATATGATATATCTTCACTTCCTGTTGTTGATGAGGATATGAAGGTTTTAGGAATTATCACAACAGATCAAATTAGCCATCTTATGAGCTAA